AACATTCAAGGAGAAAACAAATGAAAACAATCAAACTTATTAAATTAATGATAAAAAACTTTAAAGGTATTAATACTGAAGAAAATAAAAAAAAATCAATATCAAAATTCCACTACTTGAAACCTAAAATTTAATAATATCTATATTGAATTTTGAATATTTAATAATGGGATTTTCACTTTAAAATCTATTAGATCATTTTTATTTATGTTAGGTTATGCACTTATTCTCTTACCAAAACGCTCATCTTTTTTTATTTCCAAGTAAAAAATAAAGATATTTGTTAGTGATAATGTTTGATTGTTTACTATTAATCAAACACTTTGCATTATAGAAAATTTGCCTTTTCTATAAAAAAATTTTCCACAATTAGCTCCACTACCAGCAATTGTTATATAATAATCTTCAAAATCATATTCATTAATTTTAGTTATTGGTTTTTCGTCAATGGTTTTAGAAGAATATATGTCATAAATACCTTTATTTCGTTTACATCATTGCATATTTTGTTTTCCATCACCTAAAATAAATTTTAAAATATCGTTTGTGTAAAAAGATATTTATAAAAATTATTATTATTATTATTATTATTTTATTTAGTTTGTGTTATTTTTAAAACATTTAAATATAAAATATTTTAAATTAAAAAAATGCATCATTATAATTTAGGGAATAAAATTTAATGATGCATTTATAAATTAAAATAAAAAAATAAATTTATTAATTAGTTGCTAGAACTAGGATTTAAATTTTTGTTAACAAAAAGATCAAGTCTAGAAATTTTTCTTGAACCATTATTTCTGTGTAAAACACCTTTTGAAACAGCTGTATTAACTTCTTTGTGAGCTTTTGAAACTAATTCTTGAGCATTGCTTTGTTTAGCGACAATAGCCAATTTGGCTTTTTAATAGCTTTTCTTAATCTTGATTTAATAGCTGCATTTCTTACTCTGGATTTTTCATTTGTTTTAATTCTTTTGATCTTTGATTTTATATTTGCCATTATCCACCTCTATTTATTAAGTTTAAATAATTCTAGTTCTATAATTTATAATTTTAACTTTAATTAAAATTTATATATTTATTAAAAATTAAAAGTATTTAAATTTTAACACAAAAATATTTTTTAAAACAATATTTTTATTTTTAAAGTATTTTTATAATTTATTTAATGTGAAAAAAATTGTTTTGTTTTATAATTTAAAATATGAAATTTAGACCCAAGTTTTTAGAATTAGTAATAATTTTTTTTGTTATTTTCACTAGTTTTATTTTGCTTTCATTAATTATTTTGCAGTTTATAACATTCCCATTGTGATTTTCATCAATAATTATTATACTCAACCTTATTTTAATTAATTATTTGTTTATGAAAATTATCAAATATTACTTAAGAAGAACTAATGTTGTTAATTCATCTATTTATGAATATGTAAATGATGTAGTGGAAGAAAATAATTTAGGTTTAATTTTATATTCTGCAAATGGAAAGATAATTTGAATTTCTTCTTTTATTAAAAAAAGATTTGGTGAACAAATAATAGGGAAAAGCGTTGATTTTTTATTTAATGATGAAAAGCAAAATAGCAATTTAAATATTTTAGATTATGAATGAGACTACAAACATTCTGGTTTTGAATATCGTATCAAAAAATATAATGATAAAAACATTATTACAATAAGTGATGTTACAATTTCTGAAAATATTTTAAAGAATTATATAAATGAAAAATAGTTGTAGGTGAATTAGAGATTGATAATTATCATTTGTTATCAACTGTTATGGTTCAAGAAGATTTTTTCAAATATCAAATTACTGCAGTTAATTTGTTAGAAGAAATTTCAAGTAAAATGAATTTTTCATATAAACAGTATGCTAATGGTAAATTTTTACTAATAACAAATTATGAAAATTTTGCTAAATTTAGAACAAAAAATTTTGACACTTTTAAAGAAATCGAAACTAAATTATCAAATTACAAAGTTGCGAATCAACCCATAACTTTTTCAATAGGATTTGCTTATGGAACAGATGAAATTTTAAAATTAAATCAACTTGCAAAAGATGCTTTGCTTTTTTCAAAAACAAGAGGTGGTAACCAAGTTACAGTTTTTAAATATGGTAATAAACCGATTGTTTATGGTTCAAATATGGAAATTGAACCAAGTATTAGTAGAAGTGAACTTAATTATGTTTCTAAAAATTTATTAAATAGGCTTAAAAAACCAGAAATAAAAAATATTATTATTTATGGTCATAAGTTTTCAGATTTAGATGCATTAGGTTCTGCATATGGACTAGGTCATTTTTTAGTAAATTATTCTAAATATAAGTACAAGCAAAAGAAAAATTTTTATATTCAAAATTCTACTTTTGATACAACAACTGAAATGTTTATAAGAGCAAATATAAATTTCTTTCCTGATAAAATATTTATTAAACCATCAGTTGCTAAAAAAATGACTGATGAAAATACAATTGTAATTATGGTTGATACAGCAGATAGAAAAAGAATTGAAAATGAAGATGCTTTTGCTAAAACTAAACCGGAAAATGTCTTTATTTTTGATCACCATAGAATTGGTGATCAAAATCTTGAATTTATATCCAGTGGAAATGAATATATAGATACAACAACTTCTTCAACATCAGAGATAGTTACAGATATTATAAATTTATATACAACATCAGAAGTTAAATTTATTGACAGTTTTATAGCTCAAATGTTATTAAATGGTATTTATATGGATACAAAACAATTTTCTAAATCTACTTCTACTAAAACTTTGATGCAGCAGCATTTTTAATTACATAT
The genomic region above belongs to Mesomycoplasma neurolyticum and contains:
- a CDS encoding DHH family phosphoesterase, with product MDNYHLLSTVMVQEDFFKYQITAVNLLEEISSKMNFSYKQYANGKFLLITNYENFAKFRTKNFDTFKEIETKLSNYKVANQPITFSIGFAYGTDEILKLNQLAKDALLFSKTRGGNQVTVFKYGNKPIVYGSNMEIEPSISRSELNYVSKNLLNRLKKPEIKNIIIYGHKFSDLDALGSAYGLGHFLVNYSKYKYKQKKNFYIQNSTFDTTTEMFIRANINFFPDKIFIKPSVAKKMTDENTIVIMVDTADRKRIENEDAFAKTKPENVFIFDHHRIGDQNLEFISSGNEYIDTTTSSTSEIVTDIINLYTTSEVKFIDSFIAQMLLNGIYMDTKQFSKSTSTKTLMQQHF
- a CDS encoding restriction endonuclease subunit S, with protein sequence MQWCKRNKGIYDIYSSKTIDEKPITKINEYDFEDYYITIAGSGANCGKFFYRKGKFSIMQSVWLIVNNQTLSLTNIFIFYLEIKKDERFGKRISA